In Agromyces sp. Leaf222, the genomic window GTGCTCGCGGGCACCGCGCCCAGCGTCATCGGTCCCGTGATCGTCGTGGCCGTCTCGAGCCTGCTCGGCGCCGCGCTCGGCATCACGGCGGCGTGGTTCGGCGGGGCGGTCGACGGCATCGCGTCGCGCGTGATCGAGCTGATCTTCGCGATCCCCGGCCTCGTGCTCGCCGTGCTCGCCGTCGCGATGTTCGGCAAGGGGCTGCTCGCGCCCACGCTCGCCCTCGCGATCGCCTACCTCCCGATCGTGGCCAGGCTGATCAGGGCCGGAGCCAGGCAGGAGCTCGGGCGGCCGTACATGGCGGCCCTGCGCATCCAGGGCGTCGGGTCGGCGGCGATCTGCTTCCGGCACCTCGTGCCCGCGCTGCTCCCGGCGCTCTTCGCGCAGACCACCATCGGGTTCGGCTACGCGATGCTCGACCTCGCCGCGATCTCGTTCCTCGGTCTCGGCGCCCAGCCGCCGGCATCCGACTGGGGCGTCATGATCGCGGGCGGCCAACCGGCTCTCATCG contains:
- a CDS encoding ABC transporter permease, which translates into the protein MSVAQLAGGRVAAVVRRAATRDPLVIAAVVVVVGVAVMAVFGQALAPYDPNAIYVGPVSAAPSLAHPFGTDDLGRDILSRVLAGTAPSVIGPVIVVAVSSLLGAALGITAAWFGGAVDGIASRVIELIFAIPGLVLAVLAVAMFGKGLLAPTLALAIAYLPIVARLIRAGARQELGRPYMAALRIQGVGSAAICFRHLVPALLPALFAQTTIGFGYAMLDLAAISFLGLGAQPPASDWGVMIAGGQPALIAGAPEQSMFPALFVVITVLAVNVLGARVTVWAERGER